A genome region from Mycolicibacterium litorale includes the following:
- a CDS encoding flavin-containing monooxygenase, producing MTEASRVEVLVVGAGFSGLCALHRLRELGVRTLVVERADGVGGTWLVNRYPGARCDIESIEYSYSFSAEIEQEWEWTETMPAQPEIEAYLNFVADRLDLRRDIEFDTEIVSMTFDQDTAEWTLETAAGARYVAPFVVAATGILSVPLEPDIAGMDTFGGTSLFTGRWPRDGADLRGKRIGVIGTGSTGVQMIPVVAREADELVVFQRSPAYTLPWQVRPFAPGELAELKSRYGEIRAAQRAHPVGAARLSAFSVLLDMLVRPPLKSASAEERRRAVDEHGVMGALNWGDVFFDIEANRMAAELYGEAVARIVRDRQTAAALVPTHPFACKRPIIDQGYYETFNRDNVTLVDLRRGAIRSVTPSGIDTEQGHYGLDVIVYATGFDAMTGALSRIDVRGRDGVLLRDVWAAEGPVSYLGLQVAGFPNLFTVQGPGSPSAATNFVAALEQHVDWIVDCLTYMRAHGHRTIEALPDAQTQWIEHTTALVAPTVLVHPSCNSWYNGGNVPGKKRMYMGYTAGLPEYRRRCDEIAAAGYSGFTLG from the coding sequence GTGACCGAGGCCTCGCGCGTCGAGGTGCTGGTCGTGGGCGCCGGGTTCTCCGGTCTCTGTGCCCTGCACCGGTTGCGTGAACTGGGCGTGCGGACCCTGGTGGTGGAGCGGGCGGACGGCGTCGGGGGCACCTGGTTGGTGAACCGCTACCCCGGGGCGCGGTGCGACATCGAGAGCATCGAGTACTCCTACAGCTTCTCCGCGGAGATCGAGCAGGAGTGGGAGTGGACCGAGACCATGCCGGCCCAACCCGAGATCGAGGCGTATCTGAACTTCGTGGCCGACCGCCTCGATTTGCGTCGCGACATCGAGTTCGACACAGAGATCGTGTCGATGACGTTCGACCAGGACACCGCCGAATGGACGCTGGAGACGGCGGCAGGCGCCCGCTACGTCGCGCCGTTCGTCGTCGCCGCGACCGGCATCCTGTCCGTACCCCTCGAACCCGACATCGCGGGCATGGACACGTTCGGCGGCACCTCACTGTTCACCGGCCGCTGGCCCCGCGACGGTGCCGACCTGCGCGGGAAGCGGATCGGGGTGATCGGCACCGGGTCCACCGGGGTGCAGATGATTCCCGTCGTGGCACGCGAAGCCGACGAGTTGGTGGTGTTCCAACGGTCGCCGGCGTACACGCTGCCCTGGCAGGTCCGCCCATTCGCACCCGGCGAGCTGGCCGAGCTCAAATCCCGCTACGGCGAGATCCGTGCGGCCCAGCGCGCACACCCGGTGGGAGCGGCCCGGCTCAGTGCCTTCTCGGTGCTGCTCGACATGCTGGTCCGCCCGCCGCTGAAGAGCGCCTCGGCCGAGGAGCGGCGCCGGGCGGTCGACGAGCACGGCGTCATGGGCGCGCTGAACTGGGGCGATGTCTTCTTCGACATCGAGGCCAACCGGATGGCCGCCGAACTCTACGGTGAGGCGGTGGCCCGCATCGTGCGTGATCGGCAGACGGCGGCCGCCCTGGTGCCCACCCACCCGTTCGCGTGCAAGCGGCCGATCATCGACCAGGGCTATTACGAGACGTTCAACCGGGACAACGTCACGCTGGTCGACCTGCGCCGAGGCGCGATCCGTTCCGTGACACCCTCGGGCATCGACACCGAGCAGGGCCACTACGGCCTCGACGTCATCGTGTACGCGACAGGATTCGACGCCATGACCGGTGCCCTGAGCCGCATCGACGTCCGCGGGCGCGACGGGGTGCTGTTGCGCGACGTGTGGGCCGCCGAAGGGCCGGTGTCCTACCTCGGGTTGCAGGTCGCCGGCTTCCCCAACCTGTTCACCGTCCAGGGGCCCGGAAGTCCCAGCGCGGCAACCAACTTCGTGGCCGCGCTCGAACAGCACGTGGACTGGATCGTGGACTGCCTGACCTATATGCGCGCTCACGGTCACCGCACGATCGAGGCACTGCCCGATGCGCAGACCCAGTGGATCGAACACACCACCGCCCTGGTGGCGCCGACCGTGCTGGTGCATCCGTCGTGCAACTCCTGGTACAACGGCGGGAACGTCCCCGGCAAGAAACGGATGTACATGGGCTACACCGCCGGACTACCCGAGTACCGCCGGCGCTGCGACGAGATCGCCGCCGCGGGATATTCCGGATTCACGCTGGGATGA
- a CDS encoding NAD-dependent epimerase/dehydratase family protein, with protein MDGTPARRRALVLGASGNVGAAVVRRLVAEGDDVRVLLRRSSSTRGIDGLDVERRYGDIFDTEAVEAAMDDRDVVFYCVVDTRAHLADPAPLFATNVEGLRGVLEIAVRAELRRFVFLSTIGTVAVGVNGETVDEDTPFNWSGKGGPYIESRRQAEDLVLRYARERGLPAVAMCVSNPYGPPDWQPRQGALVALVAFGKMPCYIRGVGAEVVDIDDAAQALVLAADRGRTGERYIVSERFMTQREMFTIAAEAVGAKPPRFGVPMALVHLAAAIAGASNRLLRTDFPVNPASARLIALTSPADHGKATRDLGWRPGPTAEAIRRAARFYVERRDRNEQVIAL; from the coding sequence ATGGACGGCACACCGGCGCGCCGGCGGGCACTGGTGCTCGGCGCGAGCGGAAATGTGGGTGCCGCGGTGGTGCGGCGGCTGGTGGCCGAGGGTGATGACGTCCGGGTCCTGTTGCGCCGCAGCAGTTCCACCCGAGGCATCGACGGGCTCGACGTGGAACGGCGGTACGGCGACATCTTCGACACCGAGGCGGTCGAGGCGGCAATGGACGACCGGGACGTGGTCTTCTACTGCGTCGTCGACACCAGGGCGCACCTGGCAGACCCGGCACCACTGTTCGCGACCAACGTCGAGGGTCTGCGTGGCGTTCTGGAGATCGCGGTGCGGGCGGAGCTGCGACGCTTCGTGTTCCTGAGCACCATCGGGACCGTCGCCGTCGGCGTGAACGGCGAGACGGTCGACGAGGACACACCGTTCAACTGGAGCGGCAAGGGCGGCCCGTACATCGAGTCCCGGCGCCAGGCGGAGGACCTCGTACTGCGCTACGCGCGTGAGCGTGGTCTGCCGGCGGTGGCGATGTGCGTGTCGAACCCGTACGGCCCGCCGGATTGGCAACCCAGGCAGGGCGCCCTGGTCGCGCTGGTCGCGTTCGGCAAGATGCCCTGCTACATCCGCGGCGTCGGGGCCGAAGTGGTGGACATCGACGACGCCGCCCAGGCCCTCGTGCTGGCCGCCGACCGCGGCCGGACCGGTGAGCGGTACATCGTCTCCGAGCGCTTCATGACCCAGCGCGAGATGTTCACGATCGCGGCCGAGGCGGTGGGTGCGAAGCCACCCCGGTTCGGTGTGCCGATGGCGCTCGTCCATCTCGCGGCGGCGATCGCGGGTGCGTCGAACCGGCTGTTGCGCACCGACTTCCCGGTCAACCCCGCCTCCGCCCGGTTGATCGCGCTGACCTCACCCGCCGACCACGGCAAGGCGACCAGGGACCTCGGCTGGCGGCCCGGCCCCACCGCGGAGGCGATCCGCCGCGCGGCGCGATTCTACGTCGAGCGCCGCGACCGCAACGAGCAGGTGATCGCCCTGTGA
- a CDS encoding acyl-CoA synthetase, with amino-acid sequence MQFTVPEVADVVAAALPDREYVVQGARRLTFADTVARSNRLASFLHGAGLGCHTERSELRGHETGQDLLGIYAHNGSAYVEGLLGAFRARVAPFNVNYRYVRDELRYLLDDAGATALLYHATFAPRLAEVLPDLPRLRTLIQIADGSGHELLPGAVDYESIAEDGPSAPPPVHPSPDDLYVLYTGGTTGMPKGVLWRQHDIFMTAFGGRSLYGGDTVSSLDGIAERAAANPGTTLLILPPLMHGAAQWAVMTALTTGQTVVFTPVADRLDPQDVLRTIEREKAAVVTVVGDAMVRPLADALEKSLARGETDVSSLAVIANGGAFLTPTTKQRVIGLLPNVMIVDGVGSSETGAQMTHLSMSGTVATGTFNAGPDTCVLAEDFSTVLPSGHDGLGWLAQRGYVPLGYKGDAAKTATTFPVVDGVRYAVPGDLARHLEGGVIELLGRDSVTINSGGEKIFAEEVEIALASHPAVEDVLVAGRPDDRWGQQVVAVVALAEGARVGAKELIEHAAATIARYKLPKAVVFRKTIQRSPAGKADYRWAREQAVNG; translated from the coding sequence ATGCAATTCACCGTGCCCGAGGTCGCCGACGTGGTGGCCGCGGCGCTACCCGACCGCGAATACGTGGTGCAGGGCGCGCGACGCCTCACCTTCGCCGACACCGTCGCGCGGTCGAATCGTCTGGCGTCGTTCCTGCACGGCGCCGGATTGGGTTGCCACACCGAACGATCGGAGCTGCGCGGCCACGAGACCGGACAGGATCTGCTCGGCATCTACGCCCACAACGGCAGCGCATACGTGGAGGGGCTCCTCGGCGCCTTCCGCGCGCGTGTGGCCCCCTTCAACGTCAACTACCGCTACGTCCGTGACGAGCTGCGATACCTACTCGACGATGCCGGCGCCACCGCGTTGCTCTATCACGCGACATTCGCGCCGCGCCTCGCCGAGGTGCTGCCGGATCTGCCTCGCTTGCGCACCCTGATCCAGATCGCCGACGGCTCCGGTCACGAACTGCTGCCGGGCGCAGTCGATTACGAGTCGATCGCCGAAGATGGCCCCTCGGCGCCGCCGCCGGTCCACCCCTCCCCCGACGATCTCTACGTCCTCTACACCGGAGGTACCACCGGGATGCCCAAGGGGGTATTGTGGCGCCAGCACGACATCTTCATGACCGCATTCGGCGGCCGCTCGCTCTACGGCGGTGACACGGTCTCCTCACTCGACGGCATCGCCGAGCGTGCGGCGGCCAACCCGGGCACCACACTGCTGATCCTGCCGCCGCTGATGCACGGGGCTGCCCAGTGGGCGGTGATGACCGCGCTGACCACCGGCCAGACGGTGGTGTTCACCCCAGTTGCCGACCGGCTGGACCCGCAGGACGTCCTGCGCACGATCGAGCGGGAGAAGGCGGCGGTGGTGACGGTCGTGGGCGACGCGATGGTCCGGCCGCTGGCCGATGCCCTCGAGAAATCCCTCGCGCGTGGCGAAACCGACGTGTCGTCGCTGGCGGTCATCGCCAACGGGGGTGCGTTCCTCACCCCGACGACCAAACAACGCGTCATCGGTCTGCTGCCGAATGTGATGATCGTCGATGGTGTGGGGTCATCGGAGACCGGTGCGCAGATGACCCACCTGTCGATGAGCGGCACGGTCGCGACCGGGACGTTCAACGCGGGCCCCGACACGTGCGTGCTCGCCGAGGATTTCAGCACCGTGCTGCCGTCCGGCCACGACGGGCTCGGCTGGCTGGCCCAGCGCGGCTATGTTCCGTTGGGGTACAAGGGAGACGCCGCCAAGACCGCCACGACCTTCCCCGTCGTCGATGGCGTCCGGTACGCGGTGCCGGGCGATCTGGCCCGCCACCTCGAGGGCGGTGTGATCGAACTGCTGGGCCGCGATTCGGTGACCATCAACTCCGGGGGCGAGAAGATCTTCGCCGAGGAGGTCGAGATCGCCCTGGCCTCCCATCCGGCAGTCGAGGATGTCCTGGTCGCCGGGCGGCCCGACGACCGCTGGGGCCAGCAGGTTGTGGCGGTGGTCGCCCTCGCCGAGGGCGCCCGGGTCGGCGCGAAGGAGTTGATCGAGCACGCGGCCGCCACCATCGCGCGCTACAAACTGCCCAAGGCGGTGGTGTTCCGCAAGACCATCCAGCGCAGTCCGGCAGGCAAGGCCGACTACCGGTGGGCCCGCGAACAGGCGGTCAACGGCTAG
- a CDS encoding cytochrome P450, whose translation MTLSTVVFDPFSEEFFNGPYETYRRMREEAPVYYSDEYDFYALSRHADVAAAFKDFATYSSARGVDLAMVRNESPPPHKSIIMMDPPEHRHMRSLLNKVFTPRAVQSLRPMVEEVIDDCLSAVDPGGFDLVQDFSALFPIEIISRMIGVPAEHRQQMRMWVDDFLHREPGEVEMGERGIQAGTEMAVFLYRLTKERRRDLGNDLLSRLITAEIERENGEHGPLDNIEITQFAMLLGGAGAETVTKLIGNAAVVFARNPEQWRTLLDDRSKIPAAVEELLRYEAPAQYNVRCSRTDVTLHGVTIPAGKPVFLIGGSANRDAEAWTDPDTFDIDRDRTQAQNLGFGYGIHSCLGAALARMESAVALEKMADFMPRYEVSFQRCRRVNMQNVAGWQHVPVRVLP comes from the coding sequence ATGACCCTGTCCACAGTGGTTTTCGATCCGTTCTCCGAAGAGTTCTTCAACGGGCCGTACGAGACGTACCGGCGGATGCGGGAAGAAGCCCCGGTGTACTACAGCGACGAATACGACTTCTACGCGCTGAGCCGCCACGCCGACGTGGCCGCCGCCTTCAAGGACTTCGCGACCTACTCGTCGGCCCGCGGAGTCGATCTTGCCATGGTGCGCAACGAGTCTCCGCCGCCGCACAAGTCGATCATCATGATGGACCCACCGGAACACCGGCACATGCGCAGCCTGCTCAACAAGGTGTTCACCCCCCGAGCCGTTCAGTCGCTGCGACCGATGGTCGAGGAGGTGATCGACGACTGCCTGTCCGCGGTCGATCCCGGGGGATTCGACCTGGTGCAGGACTTCTCGGCCTTGTTCCCGATCGAGATCATCAGCCGAATGATCGGGGTGCCCGCCGAGCACCGTCAGCAGATGCGGATGTGGGTCGACGATTTCCTGCATCGTGAACCCGGTGAGGTCGAGATGGGCGAACGGGGCATCCAGGCCGGCACCGAGATGGCGGTCTTCCTCTACCGCTTGACCAAGGAACGGCGGCGCGACCTCGGGAACGACCTGCTGAGCAGGCTCATCACCGCCGAGATCGAGCGCGAGAACGGTGAACACGGCCCGCTGGACAACATCGAGATCACCCAGTTCGCCATGCTGCTGGGCGGCGCAGGTGCGGAGACCGTGACCAAGCTGATCGGCAACGCCGCAGTGGTCTTCGCGCGCAACCCGGAACAGTGGCGCACGCTGCTCGACGACCGCAGCAAGATCCCCGCCGCGGTCGAGGAGCTACTGCGCTACGAAGCTCCGGCGCAGTACAACGTCCGCTGTTCGCGCACGGACGTCACCCTGCACGGGGTGACGATTCCGGCGGGCAAGCCGGTCTTCCTGATCGGTGGGTCGGCCAACCGCGATGCCGAGGCGTGGACCGATCCGGACACCTTCGACATCGACCGTGACCGCACACAGGCGCAGAACCTCGGCTTCGGCTACGGCATCCACAGCTGTCTGGGCGCGGCACTGGCGCGGATGGAAAGCGCCGTCGCACTGGAGAAGATGGCCGACTTCATGCCGCGGTACGAGGTCTCCTTCCAGCGGTGCCGACGGGTCAACATGCAGAACGTCGCCGGCTGGCAGCACGTCCCGGTGCGCGTGCTGCCCTAG
- a CDS encoding CaiB/BaiF CoA transferase family protein: protein MEGVRVLEVAQFTFVPAAGAILADWGADVIKVEHPVRGDTQRGFINMGGFQLDPARHPLIEHPNRGKRSVGIDVSKPEGQEVLYELAKTADVFLTNYLPAQRQKNKFDLQHIRAVSPDIIYARGSAYGDKGPERDVGGFDGTAFWTRSGVGHALTPEEIGGALCQGIPAFGDSIGGMNIAGGISAALFHRERTGEAVELDVSLLSTAWWAGGASMTQGMETGEAMRSLMPDAAGPSVNPFMANYLTSDGGTINLCIVSPTGYIRDAFEHLGLPELADDPRFCDVMPLIENAAAAVELIRDSIRSKPFEYWRQHLKTMKGQWAPFQGFLDLATDEQAVANDMIVEVEAADGGKPFRVVRGPVQFNHEPLETTRAPQAGEHTELVLMEIGMDWDRIEELKDAGAIA from the coding sequence ATGGAGGGCGTGCGCGTCCTGGAGGTCGCACAGTTCACCTTCGTTCCCGCCGCGGGCGCCATCCTCGCCGACTGGGGCGCCGACGTCATCAAGGTGGAGCACCCCGTGCGCGGCGACACCCAGCGCGGCTTCATCAACATGGGCGGATTCCAACTCGACCCCGCCCGGCATCCGCTGATCGAACACCCCAACCGCGGTAAGCGCAGCGTCGGCATCGACGTCTCGAAGCCGGAGGGACAGGAAGTCCTCTACGAGCTCGCCAAGACCGCCGATGTCTTCCTCACCAATTACCTGCCGGCTCAACGGCAGAAGAACAAGTTCGACCTCCAACACATCCGTGCGGTCAGCCCCGACATCATCTACGCCCGCGGCAGCGCCTACGGCGACAAGGGGCCCGAGCGTGACGTCGGCGGTTTCGACGGCACCGCCTTCTGGACGCGCAGCGGAGTGGGACATGCTTTGACGCCCGAGGAGATCGGCGGCGCGCTGTGCCAGGGCATTCCGGCGTTCGGCGACTCGATCGGCGGGATGAACATCGCGGGCGGGATCTCGGCCGCACTGTTTCACCGGGAGCGCACCGGTGAGGCGGTCGAACTCGACGTGTCGCTGCTGAGCACGGCCTGGTGGGCAGGTGGGGCGAGCATGACACAAGGCATGGAAACCGGCGAGGCGATGCGATCGCTGATGCCGGATGCCGCGGGTCCGAGCGTGAACCCGTTCATGGCCAACTATCTGACGTCGGACGGCGGGACGATCAACCTGTGCATCGTCAGCCCGACCGGCTACATCCGCGACGCGTTCGAGCACCTCGGGCTTCCGGAGTTGGCCGATGACCCGCGGTTCTGCGATGTGATGCCGCTGATCGAGAACGCGGCGGCCGCCGTCGAACTCATCAGAGACTCGATTCGCAGCAAGCCGTTCGAGTATTGGCGCCAGCACCTGAAGACGATGAAGGGCCAGTGGGCGCCGTTCCAGGGATTCCTGGACCTTGCCACTGACGAGCAGGCCGTCGCCAACGACATGATCGTCGAGGTCGAGGCCGCCGATGGCGGTAAGCCGTTCAGGGTGGTTCGCGGTCCCGTGCAGTTCAACCACGAACCGCTTGAGACCACGCGTGCGCCGCAGGCGGGCGAACACACCGAGCTGGTGCTGATGGAGATCGGCATGGACTGGGACCGCATCGAAGAGCTCAAGGACGCCGGCGCCATCGCCTAG
- a CDS encoding thiolase family protein: MNDVAIIGVGLHPFGRFEGKSAMQMGVDAIFAAVADAGVEWRDIQFATGGSWTVANPDAIVAMVGLSGIPFTNVFNACATAASALKTCADGIRLGDYDIGIAIGLDKHPRGAFTEDPALVGMPSWYAENGQYLTTQFFGMKANRYLHDHQISPATLAKVAAKNFRNGAMNPNAFRRTPMSEEQILGSAMLNYPLTQYMFCAPDEGAAAVVMCNADIAHRYTTKPVYVRAVEVRTRRYGAYEVNTTFAPVEEDVAPTVYAARAAFEKAGIAPDDVDVVQLQDTDAGAELIHMAECGFCAHGEQEKMLADGDTEIGGRLPVNTDGGLIANGEPIGASGLRQIHELVRQLRGEAGDRQVSGTPRVGFAQLYGAPGTAAATVVTR; encoded by the coding sequence ATGAATGACGTCGCCATCATCGGCGTTGGCCTGCACCCGTTCGGCCGGTTCGAGGGCAAGTCCGCGATGCAGATGGGCGTCGACGCCATCTTCGCCGCCGTCGCGGACGCCGGTGTCGAGTGGCGCGACATCCAGTTCGCCACCGGAGGCAGCTGGACCGTCGCCAACCCGGACGCGATCGTCGCCATGGTGGGCCTGTCGGGGATTCCGTTCACCAACGTGTTCAACGCGTGCGCCACCGCGGCGAGCGCACTCAAGACGTGCGCGGATGGAATCCGCCTGGGCGACTACGACATCGGCATCGCCATCGGGCTCGACAAACATCCGCGCGGTGCGTTCACCGAGGATCCGGCACTGGTCGGGATGCCGTCCTGGTACGCCGAGAACGGCCAGTACCTGACCACGCAGTTCTTCGGAATGAAGGCCAACCGGTACCTGCACGACCACCAGATCTCACCGGCGACGCTGGCGAAGGTGGCCGCCAAGAACTTCCGCAACGGCGCCATGAATCCGAACGCGTTCCGGCGCACCCCGATGTCCGAGGAGCAGATCCTCGGTTCGGCGATGCTGAACTATCCGCTGACGCAGTACATGTTCTGCGCGCCCGACGAGGGCGCCGCCGCGGTGGTGATGTGCAACGCCGACATCGCTCACCGCTACACCACCAAGCCGGTGTATGTGCGGGCGGTGGAGGTGCGTACCCGGCGTTACGGCGCCTACGAGGTCAATACGACTTTCGCACCCGTCGAGGAGGACGTGGCGCCCACCGTGTACGCCGCCAGGGCGGCGTTCGAGAAGGCCGGCATCGCTCCCGATGACGTCGACGTCGTCCAGTTGCAGGACACCGACGCCGGCGCTGAGCTCATCCACATGGCCGAATGCGGGTTCTGCGCGCACGGTGAGCAGGAGAAGATGCTGGCCGACGGCGACACCGAGATCGGGGGCCGGTTGCCGGTCAACACCGACGGCGGATTGATCGCCAACGGTGAGCCGATCGGCGCGTCGGGGCTGCGTCAGATCCACGAGCTGGTGCGGCAGTTGCGGGGGGAAGCGGGTGACCGGCAGGTGTCGGGGACGCCCCGTGTCGGGTTCGCCCAGCTCTACGGCGCCCCGGGCACCGCGGCGGCGACGGTGGTGACGCGGTGA
- a CDS encoding acyl-CoA dehydrogenase family protein encodes MDFSRIELSDEDRRFHDEVRALLGDLVTEEVKRRDRETGDNFDEGVHLALGAAGYLEREWKAEADGGFSRVRRRIWEQEKRRFHVPWVTWGTTAMVARSVDKFATAEVRDEVLPRVFSGHVRLCLGYTEPEGGSDIATCKTRAVRDGDQWIINGAKMFTTGAHNCQYVFLITNTDPTAPKHQSLTMFLVPLDTPGIEIQGIRTVDGDRTNIVYYSDVRVDDRYRLGEVNGGWTVLREPLNAEHGAVAAADDGLADVSIMMHQAGFMADALDRVAGRVGESGPDGRRLLDDRSVAYRLGRSAARMEAALSAPSIFGRVAIAQTMRDISPDLMDILGVASSLPVGTDGAADDGGTEYVYRFAPLVGIYGGTLEVFRNMIAQYALGLGKPNYSPPVKKAS; translated from the coding sequence ATGGATTTCTCCCGCATCGAACTGTCCGACGAGGACCGGCGGTTCCACGACGAGGTCCGGGCGCTGCTGGGTGACCTCGTGACCGAAGAGGTCAAACGGCGCGACCGCGAAACCGGCGACAACTTCGACGAGGGCGTCCATCTTGCCCTCGGGGCGGCCGGATACCTCGAACGCGAGTGGAAGGCCGAAGCCGACGGCGGATTCAGCCGGGTCCGGCGACGCATCTGGGAGCAGGAGAAGCGCCGATTCCACGTGCCGTGGGTGACGTGGGGGACGACGGCGATGGTGGCGCGGTCGGTGGACAAGTTCGCCACTGCTGAGGTGCGCGACGAGGTGCTGCCGCGGGTGTTCAGCGGACACGTCCGGCTCTGCCTCGGCTACACCGAACCCGAAGGCGGATCGGACATCGCGACGTGCAAGACACGGGCGGTGCGCGACGGGGATCAGTGGATCATCAACGGCGCCAAGATGTTCACGACCGGGGCGCACAACTGCCAGTACGTTTTCCTGATCACCAACACCGACCCGACCGCGCCCAAACACCAGAGCCTGACGATGTTCCTGGTCCCGCTCGACACGCCAGGGATCGAGATTCAGGGCATCCGTACCGTCGACGGCGACCGCACCAACATCGTCTACTACAGCGACGTGCGGGTCGACGACCGCTACCGCCTCGGCGAGGTCAACGGTGGCTGGACGGTGCTGCGCGAACCGCTCAACGCCGAACACGGCGCGGTCGCCGCCGCCGATGACGGTCTGGCCGACGTCTCGATCATGATGCACCAGGCCGGGTTCATGGCCGACGCGCTGGACCGCGTGGCCGGCAGGGTCGGCGAATCGGGTCCCGACGGCCGCAGGCTGTTGGACGACCGGTCGGTCGCCTATCGGTTGGGACGCAGCGCCGCCCGTATGGAGGCCGCGCTGAGCGCCCCGAGCATCTTCGGGCGCGTGGCCATCGCGCAGACGATGCGCGACATCTCGCCGGACCTGATGGACATCCTCGGGGTGGCCTCGTCGCTGCCGGTCGGCACCGACGGCGCGGCCGACGACGGTGGCACGGAATACGTGTACCGCTTCGCGCCGCTGGTGGGCATCTACGGCGGCACCCTGGAGGTGTTCCGCAACATGATCGCCCAGTACGCACTCGGGCTGGGCAAGCCGAATTACTCGCCGCCGGTCAAGAAGGCGTCCTGA
- a CDS encoding acyl-CoA dehydrogenase family protein encodes MDRYELRRLDYSLSEDHVDLQTAYRQFFKTHCPIETVRAAEASGFDKSLWERLCAMGATTMALPESAGGDGATLVDLTLVAEEIGRSLAPVPWIEHVVAARLLAALGGLDSGIVGGEQIAALDLRLDAAPGVRLIAGGSIADHLLVREEDKVVRLGFGTRPARVDNIGKLPMAWVDPAAADSRTVLGAGAEAAAAYDRALTEWRLLTAAALVGLVEETMTIAAEFAKTRYTLGVPISTLQGISHPLANIAIVVQGGRNLVRRAAWFLDNEPEERPELAPSAFVFMAEEAAKAATMAVHVQGGLGVSAEAAATAYLVRARGWPLAGGDPGLAAQRIAAIVADRESRAGRSS; translated from the coding sequence ATGGACCGCTACGAACTGCGCAGGCTCGACTACAGCCTCTCCGAGGACCACGTCGACCTGCAGACCGCCTACCGGCAGTTCTTCAAGACCCACTGCCCGATCGAAACCGTCCGCGCCGCAGAAGCATCCGGGTTCGACAAGAGCCTGTGGGAACGCCTGTGCGCGATGGGTGCGACCACCATGGCGTTGCCCGAGTCGGCGGGCGGCGACGGGGCGACGCTGGTCGACCTCACGCTGGTGGCCGAGGAGATCGGCCGCAGCCTCGCCCCGGTTCCGTGGATCGAGCACGTGGTGGCCGCACGCCTGCTCGCCGCGCTCGGCGGGCTGGACTCCGGGATTGTCGGCGGGGAGCAGATCGCGGCACTCGATCTGCGGCTCGACGCCGCCCCGGGCGTACGGCTCATCGCCGGTGGATCGATCGCCGATCACCTCCTCGTGCGCGAGGAAGACAAGGTGGTGCGCTTGGGTTTCGGCACCCGGCCCGCGCGCGTGGACAACATCGGCAAGCTGCCGATGGCGTGGGTGGATCCGGCCGCGGCCGACAGTCGCACCGTGCTGGGCGCGGGCGCGGAGGCGGCGGCCGCCTATGACCGCGCGCTGACAGAGTGGCGGCTGCTCACCGCTGCCGCACTGGTCGGACTGGTCGAGGAGACGATGACCATCGCCGCCGAGTTCGCCAAGACCCGCTACACGCTCGGGGTGCCGATCTCCACGCTGCAGGGAATTTCGCACCCGCTGGCCAACATCGCGATCGTCGTGCAGGGCGGCCGCAACCTCGTGCGGCGAGCCGCGTGGTTCCTCGACAACGAACCCGAGGAGCGGCCGGAGCTGGCGCCGTCGGCGTTCGTGTTCATGGCCGAGGAGGCCGCGAAGGCCGCCACCATGGCCGTGCACGTTCAGGGTGGTCTCGGAGTGTCCGCGGAAGCCGCCGCGACGGCGTATCTCGTGCGGGCGCGGGGCTGGCCGCTGGCCGGCGGTGACCCGGGCCTTGCCGCGCAGCGCATCGCGGCGATCGTCGCCGATCGCGAGAGCCGCGCGGGACGGAGCAGCTAG